In Roseofilum capinflatum BLCC-M114, a genomic segment contains:
- a CDS encoding carbohydrate ABC transporter permease has product MKSEMKPKLNWIKFLLWIGILGTTLFFVTPILWQILTSIKTNEAISAIPNIYLPSPDQLTLKHYQSLGLGFLRYGFNSALVSILSTLLCLGIGAPAAYSLTRLNIPGEKIILAFILVISLFPYVLLFLGLLEMVKALGLGNNYLALIVPYTAINLPLTILVLRSFFQQLPKDLEDSAKIDGYSTLGMLLNIILPMTVPALVTTGILTFIFAWNEFIFALTFITQESLYTIPVAVAQLGGTSVFEVPYGPMAAATIAGTVPLVILVLIFQRRIVQGITAGAVKG; this is encoded by the coding sequence ATGAAATCTGAAATGAAGCCTAAATTAAACTGGATAAAATTCCTATTATGGATCGGCATTTTAGGTACAACTTTATTTTTTGTTACTCCCATTTTGTGGCAAATTCTGACCTCCATCAAGACTAATGAAGCCATTTCTGCCATTCCCAATATTTATCTGCCCAGCCCCGATCAACTCACCTTAAAACACTATCAAAGTTTAGGCTTAGGCTTCCTTCGTTATGGCTTCAATAGCGCCCTAGTTTCCATCCTCTCCACCCTTCTCTGCTTAGGCATCGGAGCGCCCGCCGCCTATAGTCTCACTCGCTTAAACATACCGGGAGAAAAAATTATCCTGGCCTTTATTTTAGTGATTAGCCTATTTCCCTACGTGCTGCTGTTTCTGGGACTCTTAGAAATGGTGAAAGCCTTGGGATTGGGCAATAATTATCTGGCGCTGATTGTTCCCTATACGGCGATCAACTTACCCTTAACCATTCTAGTCCTGAGAAGCTTCTTTCAACAATTGCCCAAAGACTTAGAAGATTCAGCCAAAATTGATGGTTACAGCACCTTGGGCATGTTGCTGAATATCATTCTACCCATGACCGTACCCGCTTTAGTCACAACGGGAATTTTAACGTTTATTTTTGCTTGGAATGAGTTCATTTTTGCCCTCACCTTTATCACCCAAGAAAGTCTATATACCATCCCGGTTGCAGTTGCCCAACTGGGAGGAACTTCCGTATTTGAAGTGCCCTACGGCCCCATGGCTGCGGCAACCATTGCGGG